Proteins encoded together in one Streptomyces sp. NBC_01216 window:
- a CDS encoding RecB family exonuclease — protein MTIEANYERWAGMARSVSQITEFEECRYKSWLKRVERVQPRPAAWSTHGTAFHTAAERFELGGREVAAEDAVSIFRDEYTKGISRDLETVNDVDLWLRANRGSAAQDLEERYEVGSRQTREYVEYVQEHAPVLWRPDGEKPAIELYFMADFEGVKLRGYIDQVVKNKDDSNRVRDLKTGSTRSKFQLWVYEMALNRLYPEQEATSGDWYLAKTGKVSRPVKLADADQDEIIERIVRMDQGVKSGDFPASPGFACRFCDVAYACPFARR, from the coding sequence GTGACGATCGAGGCCAACTACGAGCGATGGGCCGGCATGGCGCGCTCGGTGTCCCAGATCACCGAGTTCGAAGAGTGCCGGTACAAGAGCTGGCTCAAGAGGGTGGAGAGGGTCCAGCCGCGGCCTGCGGCCTGGAGCACCCACGGGACCGCGTTCCACACCGCCGCCGAGCGCTTCGAGCTGGGCGGCCGGGAGGTGGCGGCGGAGGATGCTGTGAGCATCTTTCGGGACGAGTACACGAAAGGCATCAGCCGGGACCTGGAGACGGTCAACGACGTGGACCTCTGGCTACGGGCCAACCGTGGCAGCGCGGCCCAAGATCTGGAGGAGCGGTACGAGGTCGGCTCGCGGCAGACGCGAGAGTACGTGGAGTACGTACAGGAACACGCGCCTGTGCTCTGGCGCCCCGACGGAGAGAAGCCTGCGATCGAGCTGTACTTCATGGCCGACTTCGAGGGCGTCAAACTCCGGGGCTACATCGACCAGGTGGTGAAGAACAAGGACGACTCCAACCGGGTCCGGGACCTCAAGACCGGCTCGACCAGGAGCAAGTTCCAGCTCTGGGTGTACGAGATGGCGCTCAACCGCCTCTACCCCGAGCAGGAGGCCACCAGCGGTGACTGGTACCTCGCCAAGACCGGCAAGGTGTCCAGGCCCGTCAAGCTGGCCGACGCGGACCAGGACGAGATCATCGAGCGCATCGTGCGGATGGATCAGGGCGTGAAATCCGGTGACTTCCCAGCCAGCCCCGGATTCGCCTGCCGGTTCTGCGACGTGGCATACGCCTGCCCTTTCGCTCGGCGCTGA
- a CDS encoding phage terminase small subunit: protein MPARRGPAPNPSSVRRNKDHALGARKLSGRSGVGRELPKALGITTSGAKRFWMTWSQAPQTEDWMDTDWAELEIVTKLVDAFYLGDMKLAGEIRQRVGKWGATTEDRARLRMSFDKQVRGEAAQAPEPTSPADMDVELYKLLSEG, encoded by the coding sequence ATGCCTGCTCGACGGGGGCCGGCGCCCAACCCCAGCTCCGTCCGCAGGAACAAGGATCACGCCCTCGGTGCGCGGAAGCTGTCCGGCAGAAGCGGGGTCGGCCGGGAGCTGCCGAAGGCCCTCGGTATCACGACCTCGGGGGCAAAGCGCTTCTGGATGACGTGGAGTCAGGCCCCGCAGACCGAGGACTGGATGGACACGGACTGGGCCGAGCTGGAGATCGTCACGAAGCTCGTGGACGCCTTCTACCTCGGTGACATGAAGCTCGCCGGGGAGATCCGGCAACGCGTCGGCAAGTGGGGCGCGACGACCGAGGACAGGGCCAGGCTCCGGATGTCCTTCGACAAGCAGGTTCGAGGAGAGGCCGCACAGGCCCCCGAACCTACATCCCCCGCAGACATGGACGTGGAGCTGTACAAGCTTCTTTCAGAAGGTTAG
- a CDS encoding toprim domain-containing protein → MLLKSSQPAASMVEIAQGYSRSFPDSPAAEYIKHRGLDSIATRMGLGYVAHPATGHEKQLGRLAVPYLRPAGGDHAVTTIRFRCINETCTKHPDGTWREEEVHAEHGKYQSLPGSKPMLYNTQALIRSSPYIGLAEGEFDAASAELADIPCPGVPGVASWRDHFDPAFLGYEVVFGFTDGDGPGEQFISKLAERLPNLVPIYFDKKYDVNRFVNEYGPQALREKCGLT, encoded by the coding sequence GTGCTGCTCAAGAGTTCGCAGCCAGCCGCTTCGATGGTGGAGATCGCCCAGGGGTACAGCCGCAGCTTCCCCGACAGCCCCGCCGCGGAGTACATCAAGCACCGAGGTTTGGACAGCATCGCGACCCGGATGGGTCTCGGGTATGTCGCTCACCCCGCTACGGGGCATGAAAAGCAGCTCGGCCGCCTCGCGGTCCCCTACCTGCGTCCGGCAGGAGGAGACCACGCAGTGACAACCATCCGCTTCCGGTGCATCAACGAGACCTGCACCAAGCACCCGGATGGCACCTGGCGTGAAGAGGAAGTGCACGCAGAGCACGGCAAGTACCAGAGCCTTCCCGGCTCCAAGCCCATGCTCTACAACACCCAGGCCCTCATCAGGTCATCGCCCTACATAGGGCTCGCAGAGGGGGAGTTCGACGCCGCCAGCGCCGAGCTGGCAGACATCCCATGCCCCGGCGTCCCCGGCGTCGCCTCCTGGCGTGACCACTTCGACCCCGCGTTCCTCGGGTACGAGGTCGTGTTCGGCTTCACCGATGGAGACGGCCCAGGCGAGCAGTTCATATCCAAACTCGCGGAACGGCTCCCGAACCTCGTCCCCATCTACTTCGACAAGAAGTACGACGTGAACCGATTCGTCAATGAATACGGGCCCCAGGCCCTTCGAGAAAAGTGCGGTCTGACGTGA
- a CDS encoding endonuclease VII domain-containing protein, with protein sequence MSPPRKGFRKCEKCERNRAERFFKSARGKVCASCRKRTRSASSHEARVQATYGLGPGEYATLFQEQGGRCAICRQTRQQRLSVDHCHKSGLVRGLLCRRCNNQLLAKGARDSPEILRSAAGYLDNPPAIRIIGKRYHKEDGR encoded by the coding sequence ATGAGTCCCCCTCGAAAAGGGTTCCGGAAGTGCGAGAAGTGCGAGAGGAACCGAGCGGAGAGGTTCTTCAAGTCCGCGCGAGGCAAGGTGTGCGCGTCTTGCAGGAAGCGGACACGTAGTGCGAGTTCTCACGAGGCAAGGGTCCAGGCGACATACGGACTTGGGCCGGGTGAGTACGCAACTCTCTTCCAGGAGCAGGGCGGAAGATGCGCCATCTGTCGCCAGACCCGACAGCAGCGGCTCAGTGTTGATCACTGCCACAAGTCGGGCCTGGTGCGCGGCCTCTTGTGTCGGCGCTGCAACAACCAGCTTCTGGCCAAAGGGGCAAGGGACAGCCCGGAAATCCTCCGCAGTGCGGCTGGCTACCTCGATAACCCCCCGGCAATACGAATCATCGGCAAGCGGTACCACAAGGAAGACGGAAGATGA
- a CDS encoding acyl-CoA thioesterase, producing MNAFTFQCQVRWSDMDANGHVNNAVYARYLEEARMNMFADLVPSDPRERLANNFVVSEQSMKFVQPLVYSPEPVTISAQVTAIKAVSFSLDCEIHDAEATYLKASTLMVAYDSTAGRPRRISDTERRTLERFTN from the coding sequence ATGAACGCATTCACCTTCCAGTGCCAGGTCCGCTGGTCCGACATGGACGCGAACGGCCACGTGAACAACGCGGTGTACGCCCGGTACCTGGAAGAGGCCCGCATGAACATGTTCGCGGACCTCGTCCCCTCCGACCCTCGGGAGCGGCTGGCGAACAACTTCGTCGTGTCCGAGCAGTCGATGAAGTTTGTCCAGCCGCTCGTCTACAGCCCAGAGCCCGTCACCATCAGCGCACAGGTCACCGCCATCAAGGCCGTTTCCTTCTCGCTCGACTGCGAGATTCACGACGCTGAGGCCACGTACCTCAAGGCGAGCACGCTCATGGTCGCCTACGACTCGACGGCAGGCCGGCCCCGGCGCATCAGCGACACCGAACGCCGGACTCTGGAGCGGTTCACGAACTAA
- a CDS encoding AAA family ATPase, protein MFSLNQSILVRGAAGEPLKNPFTGLSKLEVEFRRGDFSVVCAGGGTGKSLTALWLAVWSNVPTLYFSADSTAATQLSRATAMITGDGARDIKRKLVANDGSFAEYEAALSKRWWLRFNYAARPTPKEIELHLECYREVFGIYPHLVIVDNITNVDGGGSSNAEEYTFGLEGLCDYFNEMARETRSHVMAMHHVVGEYSSGIKPIPLDGVKGKIGRVPSVVLTIHAEVDGMSGRTLHISPVKNREGFTDPSGETYASFEVNTTNLQITDLSDEFQLTPIQFGPRVGM, encoded by the coding sequence TTGTTCAGTCTCAATCAGTCCATCCTCGTTCGAGGTGCGGCCGGCGAGCCTCTGAAGAACCCGTTCACGGGTCTGTCGAAGCTCGAAGTCGAGTTCCGTCGCGGGGACTTCTCCGTCGTCTGCGCCGGTGGCGGAACCGGCAAGTCTCTGACGGCTCTCTGGCTGGCGGTCTGGTCCAACGTGCCCACCCTGTACTTCTCGGCAGACTCCACGGCGGCTACGCAGCTCTCCAGGGCCACCGCCATGATCACGGGCGACGGTGCCCGCGACATCAAGCGGAAGCTCGTCGCCAACGACGGGTCGTTCGCGGAGTATGAGGCCGCTTTGTCGAAGCGCTGGTGGCTCCGGTTCAACTATGCGGCCCGGCCGACGCCGAAGGAGATCGAGCTTCATCTTGAGTGCTACCGGGAAGTGTTCGGGATCTATCCGCACCTGGTGATCGTGGACAACATCACCAACGTGGACGGGGGAGGGTCCTCGAACGCAGAGGAGTACACCTTCGGCCTCGAAGGGCTCTGTGACTACTTCAATGAGATGGCGAGGGAGACGCGATCTCACGTCATGGCCATGCATCACGTCGTCGGTGAATACAGCTCCGGCATCAAGCCCATCCCGCTCGATGGCGTGAAGGGGAAGATCGGGCGTGTGCCGTCCGTCGTCCTCACTATCCATGCGGAGGTGGACGGCATGAGCGGCAGGACCCTGCATATTTCCCCGGTGAAGAATCGAGAGGGCTTTACCGACCCGTCCGGCGAAACGTACGCCTCGTTCGAGGTGAACACGACGAACCTCCAGATCACCGACCTGTCGGACGAGTTCCAGCTCACACCGATCCAGTTTGGCCCACGAGTTGGAATGTGA
- a CDS encoding HNH endonuclease signature motif containing protein, giving the protein MEHCPVQGTNNYGGVTFEGKSYAAHRFVYSHLVAEIPAGLAIHHKCANRACINPEHLQAVTARENTAEMLERNFYLAQIKEQSMEIARLKAMVMV; this is encoded by the coding sequence ATGGAGCATTGCCCAGTTCAAGGTACCAACAACTACGGCGGGGTTACTTTCGAGGGTAAGAGCTATGCGGCTCACAGGTTCGTCTACTCGCACCTGGTAGCAGAGATTCCTGCCGGGTTGGCCATCCATCACAAGTGCGCCAACCGGGCCTGCATAAACCCTGAGCATCTTCAGGCCGTTACTGCACGAGAGAACACAGCCGAGATGCTGGAGCGGAACTTCTACCTGGCCCAGATAAAGGAACAAAGCATGGAGATTGCTCGTCTGAAAGCGATGGTGATGGTGTGA
- a CDS encoding helix-turn-helix transcriptional regulator: MRAGSPGNPQADHEFSDENSGLPRFLRAWRAAAGQKTGLSKPMPQAVVAQRCGMSDRWYRDMEKGYMPRPDREAMERLADALLLEPDQRLTLFLYTVGCNPPAGVTAIHDSPEHRAIQLVLDQQDPRPAYVSDADWNIVAYNRPMGEWFSWVREEGANLMHWGLINPESRHQLVSWESHARVYLSMIRLELARNRTDSVLPQILERALEDPLIRAYWAEDTTVVANRDGHHFRLRIPRFPEEIDLISQVFIPARFDNLRLVLLTWPHEAESPIGFMVPPVTR, translated from the coding sequence ATGCGGGCTGGATCGCCAGGGAACCCTCAAGCTGATCATGAATTCAGTGATGAGAATTCAGGACTGCCCAGGTTCCTGCGTGCGTGGCGTGCTGCGGCAGGCCAGAAGACGGGTCTCAGCAAACCGATGCCACAGGCCGTTGTCGCGCAGCGCTGCGGCATGAGTGACCGGTGGTACAGGGACATGGAGAAGGGGTACATGCCCCGACCCGACCGCGAGGCCATGGAACGCCTGGCCGATGCGCTGCTCCTGGAGCCCGACCAGCGTCTGACGCTCTTCCTCTACACCGTTGGCTGCAACCCGCCCGCTGGCGTCACGGCGATCCACGACTCGCCTGAGCACAGGGCCATCCAGCTCGTCCTGGACCAGCAGGACCCCCGGCCGGCGTACGTGTCCGATGCGGACTGGAACATCGTGGCGTACAACCGGCCCATGGGTGAGTGGTTCTCGTGGGTCCGGGAAGAGGGCGCGAACCTGATGCACTGGGGGCTCATCAACCCCGAGTCTCGTCACCAGCTCGTGAGCTGGGAGAGCCACGCGCGTGTCTACCTGAGCATGATCCGTCTGGAACTCGCGCGAAACCGCACGGACAGCGTGCTCCCTCAGATCCTTGAGCGTGCGCTTGAAGATCCCCTGATCCGGGCCTACTGGGCGGAGGACACCACCGTGGTTGCCAACCGGGACGGTCATCACTTCCGTCTCCGCATACCCCGGTTCCCCGAGGAGATCGACCTCATCTCGCAGGTGTTCATCCCCGCGCGCTTCGACAACCTTCGCCTGGTGCTCCTCACCTGGCCCCACGAAGCCGAGAGCCCGATCGGCTTCATGGTCCCGCCCGTCACCCGCTGA
- a CDS encoding phage portal protein has protein sequence MVAALDKAIGQEGVMSPPSTPQMWMDYLSSKLASRAGRYKRFGEYYDGKHQKMLFSQSKYRTEFAHVFDRWNDNFCGLIIDSVNERMFIDGFRLSREPAEDDLAREIWQRNRMDSESNSAHLDAMIQGAAYAVVWGDEDGKAVISVESAEHVVVQYKPGSRHEIEAAAKFYVDDWGRQFCTLWLAKAVYVGNWKIGGYTIDGPAKPNPLGVVPVVPIQNRTRLVGEPMSDLATVIPIQDAINKTVSDSLVASEYAAWPQRYVTGLEIQEDENGNPIEPFKVAVDKLLQAEDPAASFGQFEAANLSNYVDLVDMLTMHMASIARVPFHYMLKGGQPPSGDAITSAEAGLVSKTRERMLHFGESWERVMRLAIAVENGGDLREEYEAAEVIWRDPENRTEAQHIDALLKLQQLNVPKQQLWQDAGYTPSQIARFDQLLEEEAKTEMERADKYQTAAQKQELAIAQQSADDKSAMPAVKAKSDAMKPPQGNSGNANRQRFEKK, from the coding sequence ATGGTTGCTGCTCTGGATAAGGCGATAGGCCAGGAAGGCGTCATGTCGCCCCCGTCCACTCCGCAGATGTGGATGGATTACCTCTCCTCGAAGCTCGCCTCCCGCGCCGGTCGCTATAAGCGGTTCGGTGAATATTATGACGGCAAGCATCAGAAGATGCTCTTCTCGCAGTCCAAGTACCGGACTGAGTTCGCTCACGTCTTTGACCGCTGGAATGACAATTTTTGCGGTCTGATCATCGACAGCGTCAACGAGCGCATGTTCATCGACGGTTTCCGACTGTCCAGGGAGCCAGCGGAAGACGACCTCGCACGCGAGATCTGGCAGCGGAACCGGATGGACTCCGAGTCCAACTCCGCCCATCTGGACGCGATGATCCAGGGAGCCGCGTACGCGGTCGTCTGGGGCGACGAGGACGGCAAGGCCGTGATCTCCGTCGAGTCCGCCGAACACGTCGTCGTGCAGTACAAGCCCGGCTCACGTCACGAGATCGAAGCCGCGGCGAAGTTCTACGTCGATGACTGGGGCCGGCAGTTCTGCACCCTGTGGCTCGCTAAGGCCGTCTACGTCGGTAACTGGAAGATTGGCGGCTACACCATCGACGGGCCGGCCAAGCCGAACCCTCTCGGTGTGGTGCCCGTCGTACCCATCCAGAACCGGACCCGACTTGTCGGGGAACCGATGTCGGACCTGGCGACGGTCATTCCCATCCAGGACGCGATCAACAAGACAGTCTCCGATTCTCTCGTTGCCTCCGAGTACGCAGCCTGGCCACAGCGCTACGTGACCGGCCTGGAAATCCAGGAGGACGAGAACGGCAACCCGATCGAACCGTTCAAGGTCGCCGTAGACAAACTCCTCCAGGCCGAAGACCCCGCAGCCTCGTTCGGCCAATTCGAAGCCGCGAATTTGAGCAACTATGTGGATCTCGTGGACATGCTGACCATGCACATGGCCAGTATCGCGAGAGTCCCGTTCCATTACATGCTCAAGGGTGGGCAGCCTCCGAGCGGTGACGCGATCACCTCTGCGGAAGCCGGCCTGGTCTCGAAGACCAGGGAACGGATGCTTCATTTCGGAGAATCTTGGGAGCGAGTCATGAGACTCGCTATCGCCGTCGAGAATGGTGGCGATCTACGCGAGGAGTACGAGGCTGCGGAGGTTATCTGGCGCGATCCGGAAAACCGGACCGAGGCTCAGCACATTGACGCGTTGCTCAAGCTCCAGCAGCTCAATGTTCCGAAGCAGCAGCTCTGGCAGGACGCGGGTTACACCCCCTCTCAGATCGCACGCTTCGATCAGCTTCTTGAGGAAGAGGCCAAGACCGAAATGGAACGGGCCGACAAGTACCAGACTGCCGCCCAGAAGCAGGAACTCGCCATCGCCCAGCAGAGCGCGGACGACAAGTCAGCCATGCCTGCCGTGAAGGCCAAGTCGGACGCCATGAAGCCCCCGCAGGGCAACTCCGGCAACGCGAACCGTCAGCGGTTCGAGAAGAAGTAG
- a CDS encoding DUF3310 domain-containing protein, whose protein sequence is MNDPVNSPAHYTQGSYEVIDIIQGSMSEEAFRGYLLGNMAKYLMRCQYKHQDGGIQDLQKLIWYANKFMEEQGAHESL, encoded by the coding sequence GTGAACGACCCAGTGAACAGCCCTGCTCACTACACCCAGGGCAGCTACGAGGTCATCGACATCATCCAGGGCTCGATGTCCGAGGAAGCCTTCCGCGGCTACCTCCTCGGAAACATGGCCAAGTACCTGATGCGCTGCCAGTACAAGCATCAGGACGGCGGAATCCAGGACCTTCAGAAGCTCATCTGGTACGCCAACAAGTTCATGGAGGAGCAGGGCGCTCATGAATCGCTGTAG
- a CDS encoding phage tail tube protein — protein MAENSGNSKKIRFAPSGEIYVAPADKVADILPRDTVPFTADGDFRALGYVDEGGVTITPSIETDPVNVWQSAVPVLYNVKSASFQVKATLMETNQLTTELFFGAKWVPATDKEGKVVPGTYRLDLKSTPELQEIALVVDWSQSIDGKPVRYRCVIGRAMISDRGAIQLQRAENGKFELTIDALDRSGNLGYVLTDDQVIDGPVEVATKVTLQPSTVAQTGHFNVVGQGFPTGEEVSLSFSSSSVKFTYTAKVVEENGSFAIPVAVAADTPVDQYTVKASAGTVLNVEATEKLTVNAKQAESF, from the coding sequence ATGGCTGAGAACTCCGGTAACTCCAAGAAGATCCGCTTTGCACCCTCGGGTGAGATCTATGTTGCGCCGGCCGACAAGGTAGCGGACATCCTCCCCCGTGACACCGTTCCCTTCACCGCGGATGGCGACTTCCGTGCTCTGGGATACGTGGACGAGGGCGGCGTCACCATCACCCCGTCGATCGAGACCGACCCGGTGAACGTCTGGCAGAGCGCTGTGCCTGTGCTCTACAACGTCAAGAGCGCTTCCTTCCAGGTGAAGGCGACCCTCATGGAGACGAACCAGCTCACGACCGAGCTGTTCTTCGGGGCCAAGTGGGTGCCGGCCACCGACAAGGAAGGCAAGGTCGTTCCGGGCACTTACCGGCTCGACCTCAAGTCCACTCCCGAACTCCAGGAAATCGCACTGGTTGTTGACTGGTCGCAGTCCATTGACGGAAAGCCGGTCCGATACCGCTGCGTCATCGGCCGTGCCATGATCTCCGATCGCGGTGCGATTCAGCTCCAGCGAGCCGAGAACGGCAAGTTCGAGCTGACGATCGACGCGCTTGACCGCTCCGGGAACCTCGGCTATGTCCTGACCGATGACCAGGTGATCGACGGCCCGGTCGAAGTGGCGACCAAGGTGACTCTCCAGCCGAGTACGGTCGCGCAGACCGGACACTTCAATGTGGTCGGTCAGGGCTTCCCGACCGGCGAGGAAGTCTCCCTCTCCTTCTCCTCGTCCTCCGTCAAGTTCACCTACACGGCCAAGGTCGTTGAGGAGAACGGATCGTTCGCTATCCCGGTCGCAGTGGCAGCCGATACCCCGGTTGACCAGTACACCGTCAAGGCAAGCGCCGGCACGGTCCTCAATGTTGAGGCGACCGAGAAGCTGACGGTAAACGCAAAGCAGGCCGAGTCTTTCTGA
- a CDS encoding HNH endonuclease, giving the protein MTIRSGRCGEHAPPARKSWDRPSARNRSRPGDWSSRRAKVLVRDRFTCQRCGTRQNLQVDHLIPVSRGGSWDLDNLWTLCGRCHAIKTYYEDRGH; this is encoded by the coding sequence GTGACCATTCGTTCAGGCCGCTGCGGGGAGCACGCTCCGCCAGCCCGGAAGAGCTGGGACCGGCCCTCGGCCCGTAACCGCTCCCGGCCCGGCGACTGGTCCTCCCGCAGGGCCAAGGTCCTCGTCCGAGACCGCTTCACCTGCCAGAGGTGCGGGACGCGACAGAACCTCCAGGTTGACCACCTCATCCCCGTCTCCCGGGGCGGGAGTTGGGACCTGGACAACCTCTGGACGCTCTGTGGCCGCTGCCACGCAATCAAGACCTACTACGAGGACCGAGGCCACTAA
- a CDS encoding phage major capsid protein translates to MAGNDFTTQAASGLLTGGPTGQDPTLKGHGVFVPELWTAQLLQDLEDNLILGSAEITNRNFEGEFRREGDRIRIPHFIDTVEDRGLVKAYGEIGDKDHAALEYIPMTVAKGSSFHIEIDALHQLQTKSGIDLMSELVRQRGRQAAVSIDRMLAQTLTAAVSGKDLNGAETMPADLNTLPALHGKIDTVTPNALDTEVIGVYDYVVAMLENLDLKNAPDSRYLFISPRLRSLLLRDPKFIDASHFGSSVMPSGVIGTILGIPIRVSNTLGTARAEAGKLVKGRRHDEFKNIDMFMGSTAATSLVIPFAQMEAYKPEKSFTDAIKSRVIYDAKIIRPEQLLVATGVEQAIQDHNKVAVEKNRTVAVQAAAK, encoded by the coding sequence ATGGCTGGTAACGACTTCACCACTCAGGCCGCTTCGGGTCTTCTGACTGGCGGCCCTACTGGACAGGACCCGACACTCAAGGGTCATGGTGTCTTTGTCCCGGAGCTGTGGACCGCTCAGCTCCTCCAGGACCTTGAGGACAATCTGATCCTCGGTTCTGCAGAGATCACCAATCGAAATTTTGAGGGTGAGTTCCGGCGCGAGGGCGACCGTATTCGCATTCCCCACTTCATCGACACGGTGGAGGACAGGGGCCTGGTCAAGGCGTACGGCGAGATCGGTGACAAGGACCATGCAGCCCTTGAGTACATTCCGATGACGGTCGCCAAGGGCTCCAGCTTCCACATCGAGATTGACGCCCTGCATCAGCTCCAGACCAAGAGCGGCATCGACCTCATGTCGGAGCTGGTCCGTCAGCGCGGCCGTCAGGCCGCCGTCTCCATCGACCGGATGCTGGCCCAGACCCTCACCGCGGCCGTCTCGGGCAAGGACCTGAACGGCGCCGAGACGATGCCGGCCGACCTCAACACCCTGCCCGCACTGCACGGCAAGATCGACACCGTGACCCCGAACGCCCTGGACACTGAGGTCATCGGCGTCTACGACTACGTGGTTGCGATGCTGGAGAACCTGGACCTCAAGAACGCTCCGGACTCCCGCTACCTGTTCATCTCCCCGCGCCTGCGGTCGCTGCTTCTGCGCGACCCGAAGTTCATCGATGCGTCGCACTTCGGCAGCTCGGTCATGCCGTCCGGTGTCATCGGCACCATCCTGGGCATCCCGATCCGCGTCTCGAACACTCTCGGCACGGCCCGAGCCGAGGCCGGCAAGCTGGTCAAGGGTCGCCGTCACGACGAGTTCAAGAACATCGACATGTTCATGGGCTCGACTGCTGCGACCTCGCTCGTCATCCCGTTCGCGCAGATGGAGGCGTACAAGCCGGAGAAGTCCTTCACGGACGCCATCAAGTCGCGCGTGATCTACGACGCCAAGATCATCCGGCCCGAGCAGCTTCTCGTTGCGACCGGCGTCGAGCAGGCGATCCAGGACCACAACAAGGTGGCCGTGGAGAAGAACCGGACCGTCGCGGTTCAGGCCGCCGCAAAGTAA